From the Caballeronia sp. NK8 genome, one window contains:
- a CDS encoding xanthine dehydrogenase family protein subunit M, producing MYTFEYERLGEAKAAVAAFSGDADAKFLAGGQSLLPTMRLRLAQPSKLIDVTRVASMKSVTLAGDTLTIGGAVCHAQVASNADVKRALPGLADLASRIGDRQVRERGTIGGSLANDDPAACYPSAVLALNATVVTDRRRIAADDFFIDMYQTALEPDELITAVEFPLAERAGYEKFRNPASHFALVGVFVAKFKDGVRVGVTGAASSVFRPAELEAALSKDFSVASARGVTISPDQLNDDMHASAAYRAHLIPVLTGRAIERAMSF from the coding sequence ATGTACACATTCGAATATGAGCGTCTGGGTGAAGCGAAGGCGGCGGTCGCGGCGTTTTCCGGCGACGCCGACGCCAAGTTCCTCGCGGGCGGCCAGAGCCTCTTGCCGACGATGCGCCTGCGCCTCGCGCAGCCATCGAAGCTGATCGACGTGACGCGCGTCGCATCAATGAAAAGCGTCACGCTCGCCGGCGACACGCTCACCATCGGCGGCGCGGTGTGTCATGCGCAGGTCGCATCGAACGCCGATGTGAAGCGCGCGCTGCCGGGCCTCGCGGACCTCGCGAGCCGCATCGGCGACCGGCAGGTGCGCGAGCGCGGCACCATCGGCGGCTCGCTCGCCAACGACGATCCGGCGGCGTGTTATCCGTCCGCCGTGCTCGCGCTCAACGCGACGGTCGTGACGGATAGAAGGCGCATCGCGGCGGACGATTTCTTCATCGACATGTACCAGACCGCGCTCGAACCCGACGAACTCATCACGGCAGTGGAGTTCCCGCTCGCCGAACGCGCGGGCTACGAGAAGTTTCGCAATCCGGCGTCGCACTTCGCGCTGGTCGGCGTATTCGTCGCGAAGTTCAAGGATGGCGTGCGCGTCGGCGTGACGGGCGCGGCTTCTTCGGTGTTTCGTCCGGCCGAACTGGAAGCGGCGTTGTCGAAGGACTTCTCGGTCGCGTCGGCGCGCGGCGTGACGATTTCGCCCGACCAGTTGAACGACGACATGCACGCGAGCGCCGCGTACCGCGCGCATCTGATTCCGGTGCTCACAGGACGCGCGATCGAGCGCGCGATGTCGTTCTGA
- a CDS encoding MoxR family ATPase: MQGEPASIDETLARLREHQYFANRELATALFLALKMQRPLFLEGEPGVGKTELAKAAAGLCGTTLLRLQCYEGLDTASALYEWDYPRQIMALRLAEASGETPSNDSLYRGEFLLKRPLLQALLPDPVNPDARRVLLIDEIDRADEPFEAFLLELLSDFQVSIPEYGTVRAARPPLVVMTSNRTREVHDALKRRCLYQWIGYPERDVELAIVAARAPEAGRALQQRAVAFVHALRTLDLFKAPGVAETIDWCRALAALSVSELDPQSVQNTLGVLLKYQDDLARMDADTLAQCLTATP; this comes from the coding sequence ATGCAGGGCGAGCCCGCTTCCATCGACGAGACGCTCGCGCGCCTGCGCGAGCATCAGTACTTCGCGAACCGCGAGCTCGCGACGGCGCTCTTTCTCGCGCTCAAAATGCAGCGGCCGCTCTTTCTCGAGGGTGAGCCGGGCGTCGGCAAGACGGAACTCGCGAAGGCGGCGGCGGGCCTGTGCGGCACTACGCTGCTGCGCCTGCAATGCTACGAAGGGCTCGATACCGCGAGCGCGCTGTACGAATGGGACTATCCGCGCCAGATCATGGCGCTGCGGCTGGCCGAGGCATCGGGCGAAACGCCGTCGAACGATTCGCTGTATCGCGGCGAGTTTCTGCTGAAGCGTCCCTTGCTTCAGGCTCTGCTGCCCGATCCCGTGAATCCGGACGCGCGCCGTGTCTTGCTGATCGACGAAATCGATCGCGCCGACGAGCCGTTCGAAGCGTTCCTGCTCGAACTGCTGTCGGATTTTCAGGTATCGATTCCGGAGTACGGCACGGTGCGGGCCGCGCGGCCGCCGCTCGTCGTGATGACGTCGAATCGCACGCGCGAAGTGCACGACGCGCTCAAACGCCGCTGTCTCTATCAATGGATCGGCTATCCCGAGCGCGATGTCGAACTGGCGATCGTCGCGGCGCGCGCGCCTGAAGCGGGGCGCGCGTTGCAGCAACGCGCCGTCGCGTTCGTGCATGCGCTGCGCACGCTGGACCTGTTCAAGGCGCCGGGCGTCGCGGAGACGATCGACTGGTGTCGCGCGCTGGCGGCGTTGTCGGTGTCGGAACTCGATCCGCAATCGGTGCAGAACACGCTCGGCGTGCTGCTGAAGTATCAGGACGATCTCGCGCGCATGGACGCCGACACGCTCGCGCAATGCCTGACCGCCACGCCATGA
- a CDS encoding xanthine dehydrogenase family protein molybdopterin-binding subunit translates to MNAPEQQKLIGAGVKRKEDYRFLTGAGQYTDDVVLPQQSFGVFLRSPHAHAKIARIDIEAARKSPGVIGIFTGKDMAGENVGGLPCGWLIHSTDGSPMHEPPHPVIAHDKVLHVGDQVALVVAESVKEAKDALELIEVDYDELPATVDTGSASDAGQSLVHDSVPNNVCYNWGHGDKAKTDAAFAQAAHVTTLDIVNQRLVPNAIEPRAVNASYSKHDESYTVYVANQNPHVERLLMAAFVLSLPESKLRVIAPDVGGGFGSKIFLYPEDVALTWASKKVGRPIKWTAERSEAFLSDAHGRDHVTKAELALDKDGKFIGMRVHTTANMGAYLSTFASSIPTVLYATLLAGQYTTPAIYAEVKAVFTNTVPVDAYRGAGRPEATYVVERLVETAARELNIDPVELRRRNFIREFPYATPVGLTYDTGDYDACLNRALELADVKGFAARKEESKKSGKLRGIGYSCYIEACGLAPSNVAGALGARAGLFEAGEVRVHPTGSVTVFTGSHSHGQGHETTFAQVVADRLGIAIENIEVIHGDTGRIPFGMGTYGSRSISVGGSAIMKALDKVEAKAKKIAAHLLEAAAEDIEFKNGVFRVAGTDRTKTFVDVSLAAYVPHNFPLETMEPGLNENAFYDPTNFTYPSGAYVCEVEVDQDTGETRIQKFTAVDDFGNVINPMIVEGQVHGGLGQGIGQAMLERCVYDNSTGQLLSGSFMDYAMPHAIDLPNFTVETAKGTPCTHNPLGVKGCGEAGAIGSPPAVINAILDALSHLGVKDLQMPATPHRVWTAMHNAQHA, encoded by the coding sequence ATGAATGCCCCTGAGCAACAGAAATTGATCGGCGCCGGCGTCAAACGCAAGGAAGATTACCGCTTCCTGACGGGCGCGGGCCAGTACACCGACGATGTCGTCCTGCCGCAGCAGAGCTTCGGCGTATTCCTGCGCTCGCCGCACGCGCACGCGAAGATCGCGCGCATCGATATTGAAGCCGCGAGGAAGTCGCCGGGCGTGATCGGCATCTTCACCGGCAAGGACATGGCGGGCGAGAACGTCGGCGGCCTGCCGTGCGGCTGGCTCATCCACAGCACCGACGGCTCGCCGATGCACGAGCCGCCGCATCCCGTCATCGCGCACGACAAGGTGCTGCATGTGGGCGATCAGGTCGCGCTGGTCGTCGCGGAATCGGTGAAGGAGGCGAAAGACGCGCTCGAACTGATCGAGGTGGATTACGACGAACTTCCCGCGACCGTCGATACCGGGAGCGCATCGGATGCCGGTCAGTCGCTCGTGCACGACAGCGTGCCGAACAACGTCTGCTACAACTGGGGCCACGGCGACAAGGCGAAGACCGACGCCGCTTTCGCGCAGGCCGCGCACGTGACCACGCTCGATATCGTGAACCAGCGCCTCGTGCCGAACGCGATCGAGCCGCGCGCCGTGAACGCGAGCTATTCGAAGCACGACGAGAGCTACACGGTGTACGTCGCGAATCAGAATCCGCACGTCGAGCGTCTGCTGATGGCGGCGTTCGTGCTGTCGCTGCCGGAATCGAAGCTGCGCGTGATCGCGCCGGACGTGGGCGGCGGCTTCGGCTCGAAGATCTTTCTGTATCCGGAGGATGTCGCGCTGACGTGGGCGTCGAAGAAAGTTGGGCGGCCGATCAAGTGGACGGCGGAGCGCTCCGAAGCATTCCTCTCCGACGCGCACGGCCGCGATCACGTCACCAAGGCCGAACTCGCGCTCGACAAGGACGGCAAGTTCATCGGCATGCGCGTGCATACGACGGCGAACATGGGCGCGTATCTGTCGACGTTCGCATCGTCGATTCCGACCGTGCTCTACGCGACGCTGCTCGCCGGCCAGTACACGACGCCCGCGATCTATGCGGAAGTGAAAGCGGTGTTCACGAACACGGTGCCGGTCGATGCGTATCGCGGCGCGGGCCGTCCGGAAGCAACCTACGTCGTCGAGCGCCTCGTCGAAACCGCGGCGCGCGAGTTGAACATCGATCCGGTCGAACTGCGCCGGCGCAACTTCATCCGCGAGTTTCCGTACGCGACGCCGGTCGGTCTCACCTACGACACCGGCGATTACGACGCGTGCCTGAACCGCGCGCTCGAACTCGCCGACGTGAAAGGCTTCGCGGCGCGCAAGGAAGAATCGAAGAAGAGCGGCAAGCTGCGCGGCATCGGTTACTCGTGCTACATCGAGGCGTGCGGGCTCGCGCCGTCGAATGTCGCGGGCGCGCTGGGCGCGCGTGCGGGCCTGTTCGAGGCGGGCGAAGTGCGCGTGCATCCGACCGGCTCCGTCACCGTCTTCACCGGCTCGCACAGCCACGGGCAAGGGCACGAAACGACCTTCGCGCAAGTCGTCGCGGACCGGCTCGGCATCGCGATCGAGAACATCGAAGTCATTCACGGCGATACCGGGCGCATTCCGTTCGGCATGGGCACGTACGGCTCGCGTTCGATTTCGGTCGGCGGCTCGGCGATCATGAAGGCGCTCGACAAGGTCGAAGCGAAGGCGAAGAAGATCGCCGCGCATCTGCTCGAAGCGGCGGCGGAGGACATCGAGTTCAAGAACGGCGTGTTCCGCGTCGCGGGCACGGACCGCACGAAGACCTTCGTCGATGTATCGCTCGCCGCGTACGTGCCGCACAACTTCCCGCTCGAAACCATGGAGCCGGGCCTCAACGAAAACGCGTTCTACGATCCGACCAACTTCACGTATCCGTCGGGCGCGTATGTGTGCGAAGTCGAAGTGGATCAGGACACGGGCGAGACGCGCATCCAGAAATTCACGGCAGTCGATGATTTCGGCAACGTGATCAATCCGATGATCGTCGAAGGCCAGGTGCACGGCGGGCTGGGGCAGGGCATCGGTCAGGCGATGCTCGAACGCTGCGTGTACGACAACAGCACCGGCCAGTTGCTTTCCGGCTCGTTCATGGATTACGCGATGCCGCACGCGATCGACCTGCCGAACTTCACGGTCGAAACCGCGAAGGGCACGCCGTGCACGCACAATCCGCTCGGCGTGAAGGGCTGCGGCGAAGCGGGCGCGATCGGCTCGCCGCCCGCCGTCATCAACGCGATTCTCGATGCGCTCAGCCACCTCGGCGTGAAGGATCTGCAGATGCCCGCCACGCCGCATCGCGTCTGGACCGCGATGCACAACGCCCAACACGCCTGA
- a CDS encoding sensor histidine kinase encodes MNSSATITLDESPIRRAPLRGVSAPALECAGAPFASPYSALIDAKLKGDRQIQRLNARVQELAALLAATEERARQALAQDFHDETGAALTVANLALARAGHWLPADAPATLGDALYQARAALAEVCEASHRIVEGLQTPKLDANFAATLAGWVASFGARTAIAVDFSCPGDARLDRMSHDMSLALFRLMQEALGNVARHAHAARAHVSIALDAQGVVLSIVDDGVGISAAARRKSGRFGLSGMRARCEALGGSLRVAATKPAGTCVRARLPWTAARPGLFALSA; translated from the coding sequence ATGAATTCGTCGGCCACGATCACGCTCGATGAGAGCCCGATTCGCCGCGCCCCGCTGCGCGGGGTCTCCGCACCGGCGCTGGAATGTGCCGGCGCGCCATTTGCCTCACCCTATTCCGCGCTGATCGACGCCAAGCTCAAGGGCGATCGACAGATTCAGCGCCTCAACGCCCGCGTCCAGGAACTCGCCGCGCTGCTCGCCGCAACGGAAGAGCGCGCGCGCCAGGCGCTCGCGCAGGACTTTCACGACGAAACCGGCGCGGCGCTCACCGTCGCCAACCTCGCGCTCGCGCGCGCCGGCCACTGGCTGCCTGCCGATGCGCCCGCCACGCTCGGCGATGCGCTGTATCAGGCGCGCGCGGCGCTCGCCGAAGTCTGCGAGGCGAGTCATCGCATCGTCGAAGGATTGCAGACGCCGAAGCTCGATGCGAACTTCGCCGCCACGCTCGCCGGCTGGGTCGCGAGCTTCGGGGCGCGCACGGCGATCGCCGTCGACTTTTCCTGCCCCGGCGATGCGCGGCTCGACCGCATGTCGCACGATATGTCGCTCGCGCTCTTTCGACTCATGCAGGAAGCGCTCGGCAATGTCGCGCGTCACGCGCACGCCGCGCGCGCCCACGTGAGCATCGCGCTCGACGCGCAAGGCGTGGTGCTGAGCATCGTCGACGATGGCGTCGGCATCAGCGCGGCCGCGCGGCGCAAGAGCGGGCGCTTCGGTCTGTCCGGCATGCGCGCGCGCTGCGAGGCGCTCGGCGGCAGCTTGCGCGTCGCGGCGACGAAGCCGGCGGGAACCTGCGTGCGCGCCCGTCTGCCGTGGACCGCGGCGCGTCCCGGCCTGTTTGCGCTGAGCGCCTGA
- a CDS encoding (2Fe-2S)-binding protein has product MALSISLTVNGKPVTATVEPHLLLVQFLREQLRLTGTHIGCDTAQCGACTVHLDGRAIKSCNILAAQADGMEVTTIEGMAKDGQLHPMQAAFKECHGLQCGFCTPGMVMSASALAAQSPNLSEEEVREQLDGNLCRCTGYHNIVKAVLQGAQAMKTSA; this is encoded by the coding sequence ATGGCGCTCAGCATCAGCCTGACGGTCAACGGGAAACCTGTGACCGCCACCGTCGAACCGCATCTTCTGCTCGTCCAGTTTCTCCGCGAACAACTCAGACTCACCGGCACGCATATCGGCTGCGACACTGCGCAGTGCGGCGCGTGCACGGTTCATCTCGATGGCCGCGCGATCAAGTCTTGCAACATCCTCGCCGCGCAGGCAGACGGCATGGAAGTGACGACCATCGAAGGCATGGCGAAAGACGGCCAGCTTCATCCGATGCAGGCGGCGTTCAAGGAATGTCACGGCCTTCAGTGCGGATTCTGCACGCCGGGCATGGTGATGAGCGCGAGCGCGCTGGCGGCGCAATCGCCCAATCTCTCCGAAGAAGAAGTGCGCGAGCAGCTCGACGGCAACCTGTGCCGCTGTACGGGCTATCACAACATCGTCAAAGCGGTTCTCCAGGGCGCGCAGGCCATGAAAACCAGCGCCTGA
- the rqpR gene encoding response regulator transcription factor RqpR (The RqpSR system (Regulating Quorum sensing and Pathogenicity Sensor kinase and Response regulator) co-occurs with and modulates the expression of cis-2-dodecenoic acid quorum-sensing systems.) — translation MLRILLADDHAIVRRGVAQLLVERGVASEVSEAETGMQALALAARRPLDVALLDISLPDVNGIDLLKRLKRETPRLPVLMFSMYREDQYAVRALKAGASGYLSKTADPALMIGAIQQVAAGRKYVSPEMAEALATYVSLDSDRMPHENLSDREYQTLCMLASGKRLTDIANALSLSVKTVSVYRARLLEKMKLANNAELTFYVVSNRLVDMNPAIAG, via the coding sequence ATGCTCAGGATCCTGCTCGCCGACGATCACGCCATCGTGCGCCGCGGTGTCGCGCAATTGCTCGTCGAGCGCGGCGTGGCGTCGGAGGTGTCGGAAGCCGAAACGGGCATGCAGGCGCTCGCGCTCGCCGCGCGCCGTCCGCTCGACGTCGCGCTGCTCGACATCTCTCTGCCCGATGTCAATGGAATCGACCTGCTGAAGCGTCTGAAACGCGAAACGCCGCGGCTTCCGGTGCTGATGTTCTCGATGTATCGCGAGGACCAATACGCGGTGCGGGCCTTGAAGGCGGGCGCGTCGGGCTATCTGTCGAAGACGGCGGACCCGGCGCTGATGATCGGCGCGATTCAGCAGGTCGCGGCGGGGCGCAAGTACGTCAGTCCGGAAATGGCCGAGGCGCTCGCGACTTACGTGTCGCTCGACTCGGACCGGATGCCGCACGAAAACCTTTCTGACCGCGAGTATCAGACGCTGTGCATGCTGGCATCGGGCAAGCGGCTGACAGACATCGCAAATGCTTTATCTCTTTCAGTTAAAACCGTGAGCGTTTATCGCGCGCGGTTGCTGGAGAAAATGAAGCTCGCCAACAACGCCGAGCTTACGTTCTACGTGGTGAGCAATCGCCTGGTCGACATGAATCCGGCGATCGCGGGGTAA
- a CDS encoding ferredoxin--NADP reductase, translating into MSNLNSQTVLSVHHWTDTLFSFTCTRDSSFRFENGQFTMVGLEVDGKPLLRAYSLASANYEEHLEFLSIKVPDGPLTSRLQHLKVGDSVLIGKKPTGTLVADNLLPGKTLWLLSTGTGLAPFMSIIKDPDVYDRYEKIVLTHTCRFVDELAYKDFITEHLPAHEHIGEIVAEKLVYYPTVTREEFANRGRITDLIETKKLFADLSVEPFSVENDRVMLCGSPHMLRDTRELLDSMGFQEGSNNHPGHYVVEKAFVG; encoded by the coding sequence ATGAGCAACCTTAATTCTCAAACCGTTCTGAGCGTCCACCACTGGACCGACACGCTTTTCAGTTTCACCTGCACCCGAGACAGCTCGTTCCGCTTCGAGAACGGTCAGTTCACGATGGTAGGCCTCGAAGTCGATGGCAAGCCGCTGCTGCGCGCCTACAGCCTCGCGAGCGCGAACTATGAAGAGCACCTCGAATTTTTGAGCATCAAGGTTCCCGACGGCCCGCTCACCTCGCGCCTGCAACATTTGAAAGTGGGCGATTCCGTGCTGATCGGCAAGAAGCCGACGGGCACGCTCGTCGCCGACAACCTGCTGCCCGGCAAGACGCTGTGGCTCCTCTCGACCGGCACGGGCCTCGCGCCGTTCATGTCGATCATCAAGGACCCGGACGTCTACGACCGCTACGAGAAGATCGTGCTGACGCATACCTGCCGTTTCGTCGACGAACTCGCGTACAAGGATTTCATCACCGAGCACTTGCCGGCGCATGAGCATATCGGCGAAATCGTCGCCGAGAAGCTCGTCTACTACCCGACGGTCACGCGCGAGGAATTCGCGAATCGCGGCCGCATCACCGATCTGATCGAGACGAAGAAGCTGTTCGCGGATCTTTCGGTCGAGCCGTTCTCGGTCGAAAACGACCGCGTGATGCTTTGCGGCAGCCCGCACATGCTGCGCGACACCCGCGAATTGCTCGATTCGATGGGCTTCCAGGAAGGCAGCAACAACCATCCGGGCCACTATGTCGTGGAGAAGGCGTTCGTCGGCTGA
- a CDS encoding amino acid permease, protein MSLFRKKNIEHMLAGAHSTSLKKTLGALDLTFLGIGAIIGTGIFVLTGTGAVQAGPALMISFLVAAIACCFAALAYAEFSSTIPVAGSIYTYSYATLGELAAWIIGWDLMLEYGLATSAVSVGWSGYLQSLLSGFGVSLPMALTAAPGALPGHVTFFNLPAFLVMMAITSLLSVGVKESTRVNNLMVAIKVTVVLLVIAVGVFHVKPANWHPFMPNGWSGVFGAAAVMFFAFIGFDSVSSAAEEVKNPKRDLPIGIISSLAVCAVLYVAVAAVVTGIVPAAQFANNPHPVSFALQVAGQNWVAGFIDLGAVLGMLTVILVMSYGQTRIIYAMSRDGLLPKRLSSVHPRFATPFLTTWLVGIFFGLIGALVPLNVLAELINIGTLAAFSMVSIAVLILRRTHPDLPRAFRCPGVPVVPVLAVASCLFLMINLQAMTWIAFGVWLVIGLAIYFLYSRRYAVLGRAPLEAPAASAKQRETVTH, encoded by the coding sequence ATGTCGTTGTTCCGCAAGAAAAATATCGAGCACATGCTGGCCGGCGCGCACAGCACGTCGCTCAAGAAGACGCTCGGCGCCCTCGATCTGACCTTTCTCGGCATCGGGGCCATCATCGGCACGGGGATTTTCGTGCTGACCGGCACCGGCGCCGTGCAGGCCGGTCCGGCGCTGATGATCTCGTTCCTCGTCGCGGCGATCGCGTGCTGTTTCGCCGCCCTCGCCTACGCCGAATTCTCGTCGACCATTCCTGTTGCCGGTTCCATCTACACCTATTCGTACGCCACACTCGGCGAACTCGCCGCGTGGATCATCGGCTGGGACCTGATGCTCGAATACGGGCTCGCGACTTCCGCGGTGTCGGTCGGCTGGTCGGGCTATCTGCAATCGCTGCTGTCGGGCTTCGGCGTTTCCCTGCCGATGGCGCTCACCGCCGCGCCCGGCGCGCTGCCGGGCCACGTCACCTTCTTCAACCTGCCCGCGTTTCTCGTGATGATGGCGATCACGTCGCTGCTGTCGGTCGGCGTGAAGGAATCGACGCGCGTGAACAACCTCATGGTCGCGATCAAGGTGACCGTCGTGCTGCTCGTGATCGCGGTCGGCGTGTTCCATGTCAAGCCGGCGAACTGGCATCCGTTCATGCCGAACGGCTGGTCCGGCGTGTTCGGCGCCGCGGCGGTGATGTTCTTCGCGTTCATCGGCTTCGATTCAGTGTCCTCGGCGGCAGAGGAGGTGAAGAATCCGAAGCGCGATCTGCCGATCGGCATCATCTCGTCGCTCGCGGTGTGCGCGGTGCTGTACGTCGCGGTCGCGGCGGTCGTGACGGGCATCGTGCCGGCGGCGCAGTTCGCGAACAATCCGCATCCGGTGTCGTTCGCGCTGCAGGTGGCGGGACAGAACTGGGTCGCGGGCTTCATCGACCTCGGCGCAGTGCTCGGCATGCTCACCGTGATTCTGGTGATGAGCTACGGCCAGACGCGCATCATCTACGCGATGTCGCGTGACGGTCTGCTGCCCAAGCGCCTTTCGAGCGTGCATCCGCGTTTCGCGACGCCGTTCCTGACGACCTGGCTCGTCGGCATTTTCTTCGGCCTGATCGGCGCGCTCGTGCCGCTCAACGTGCTCGCGGAACTGATCAACATCGGCACGCTGGCCGCGTTCTCGATGGTGTCGATCGCCGTGCTGATCCTGCGCCGCACGCATCCCGATCTGCCGCGCGCGTTCCGTTGCCCGGGCGTGCCCGTCGTGCCGGTTCTTGCGGTGGCGTCGTGCCTGTTCCTGATGATCAATCTTCAGGCGATGACGTGGATCGCGTTCGGGGTGTGGCTCGTGATCGGCCTCGCGATCTACTTCCTGTATTCGCGCCGCTACGCGGTGCTCGGGCGCGCGCCGCTCGAAGCGCCTGCGGCCAGCGCGAAGCAACGAGAAACCGTGACGCACTGA